The DNA segment AACCACTTTTTCAGTCTTACCTCCTGGTACCCTCATGCTGAGAACTGCAGCCTACCAGGCCTCTGAgttcccccaaccccagggcctTCCTGCCCCTGTGCCtttatgttctttttccttttgtctggaatgctcttccttccCTCATCCCAAATATCTGCCTCTCAAAATCATACCCATGAATCTTCCCGATTCCCCCGCCACTTTTTTACTAACCGTGCATATAAGTGTTTCCCGTGTATTTATCCATATCCCTCCTTTTTTCCAAGAAGGATTGGAGGTGGCTTATGGGATAACCTTAAAGTCCTTTAAACTCTGGGATTATTTGGTTCGAAGTAGCTGTGTATAAGGGCTGGACCTGGGTGGCCATTCTTCTCCAATAAGGTTTTATGTGGCTGTGATTATATATTTGGTTGCGACTGACGAGTGTGTGTCTGACTGAGAATGACATAGCTGTTTGCATGCCTGAGAATGAGTCTGTGACTGTCACACTTGAATATGGGCAGTGGCAGGGCAGGTTTTGTTTATGCCATAATGTTTTCCTAAAACAATCTTCTCACCTTTGTCTGGGTAATGCTTCCATATTCTTTAAGACTCATACCAGTTATTTTCCTTTCTAGGAAATGATCCCAGAATCCCTAAGTGGGACTGAATTTCCTACTCTTTTGCTTAACTCCATCTACCATAGAACTAACCATATTATTCAGTCTGTGTTTGATTTATTTGAAGGCTGACTCATTTCattagtatttactgagcacctatcaTGTCCAGtcactgtgctaggtactggtATACAAGGGAGAGCATAACAGACTTTGTTCCTGCCTTTTTGGAGTTTACATTTGGTAGGATGGGCAGGCAATAAAtaagtaagcaaataaatacaaatgtagGAACATATTGTGATGTGTTACTAAAACATAAAGAGGAAAGGAATAGAGTGTTATGAAAAGAGAAGAACAAGGGGATTGTACTTCAGCTGGTGTGGACTGCAGAAGATCTGTGACCCTCTCAGATGGGAGCACTCCATAACCTTCCTGGttatatcctttttctttttgagacagctctgttgcccaagttggagagcagtggtgtgatcacagctgctcactgcagtcttgacctcccaggctgaagcaatcctcccacttcagcctcccgagttgctgggactacaggcatatgacaccatgcccagataattttttattttttatagagatggggtcttatcatgttgcccaggctggtctcgaactcctgggctcaaatgatcttcttgccttggcctctcaaagtgctgggattacaggcatgagccactgcgccttgctGGCTGTATTCTATTTGTGGAAGAAAAGCCTCACTTTCTTCTGTGAGCATTATTGCCCAGCCAAGAGTCCCCAGCATTAAGGGTAGCTAGAGGAGGGATCTAGTCATCCAATAATCAGTTATATCAATTAACTCTCAGTTCTCCCCCTCACTGTGGGCATTATTCagacagagaaataaagaggGAATCTTTGCTGCAACACAAGAGAAGGGAACTAGGCACCAGGAATATGCTGATGGGAAGGTCAAGGCTTTGGGTAGGTGGGGCTGAGGGGTGATAAGGTGCCCCGCCCCCCACCTTCCAATGGGGAAGCAGGGGAGAGTCTGAGGGAAGTTGGGCAGTTAGCTACAGCCAAGCAAGGATGAAAGAGCACAGAGCCTTTCTCCCAGAGACACTGGCCCTCTGAGGTCCCAGACCAGGCCAGCCTGGAAAAGGTGGCAATAGAGGAAAGGAGGCCTTGACACAGATGCCCACAGCTTTTCCAGGAGGGTATCATGCTCAAGGAAAGGCCTTAGCTCATGCCGTATCGATACTGGCTACTAGGGAGAGAGCTCTGAAATCAAGTATGTTGATAtgatttttctctcccatttaGCCACTAGCTGCTCCAGGGCAGGGATCATGCTCATCTTCATATTCCATATGTCTAGCATGTAGTAGGTGTTTAACACATATTTGCTGAATTGAATTAGGGGTGTGTTGGGGAGAGGGGGATAGGATGAGGAATTCACCTAGACAGGAGTAGAGCTGGCAAGTAATGTAAACTAGGTGATCAACCAGGATAGGGAAGAAAAGATTGAGTGGAACTAAATAAGCAATGACCAGGCTCTGAGGATCCAGAAGCCCAGGCTGGTCAATGGAGGACTACAGGGTTAGAAACCCAGGCAGAGGTCACAACCTACATGACCAGCATGAGATTGGGTTACACACAGGGAGCACCAGCGGCAAGAATGGAAGAAAGCACTAAACCAAGGGCTTGGAGATCACTTGTCTCATTAGGCCACTGTTGACCACTCTCCAGTTGGCCAGGGCAAGTCTCAGTGGGCGGGTCCACAGATAGAGGCAGGTGCCTCCTGAGGGTGCACATTTCCTAGGTGTGCTCCTGGCACccacccaccactgcacccatTTGTGGCGGACTTTGCTTGTTTTTTCCACCTGGGGTCCACTGTGAAATGGGACACAATTATCCTCCTTCACTTTCTCTCAAACCCCTGAGCAAGCACAGAAACTGTTTgaggttgggtttttttttttggtttggtttttcatttttgttttttggtactACAACTACAACTAGTAACCACAGCAAAAACAGTTCTAGCATAGCAGTTTAGGGGGACCATGGGgtcaaaactatttaaaaataatacaaagatctTATCTGCTTTGTCACGCTTGTTCTTTTGTGATTGTGTAGGGAAGTTTTCCAGAGGTTACATGGCATGATGATGTCATCACTTGGACAGCTATGGAAGGTGTGCTTGTGTGTTCTTGCGTTTTcaaaatttatcagttttaatttctaagatgGTCAATATTGATAGATATAGTCCACATAAACAAACTTTATTTGGggtccttaataatttttaagagtataaagcGATTGTGAGACCAAAAGTTTGATAACTGCTAGCCTAACAAACTAGCCAAACTTAGTGTTGAGAATTAgtgtttaaaatgtgttaaaaacCTATCATCAgcctttattgaaatataaattgtGTTGAACCTGATCTTTTCTCGcccttttcctgactttttacaTTGCTTGTCAACAATATTCtacctctttattttattcttggaaCAGGTGCTACTGAATGAACTATTTCAACCCTTTCCTCaattcccttctctttttaaaaaaattttacctgagactgggagaaTGTTAGAAGTGTGTAATCAGGCAGCTAAATGCTCTAGTAAGAATAATGATATCTTGAGGCAAGCTGCAGTCTAATATAATATAATGAATGCATATTAGAAATCGACTTTATTATTTCCTATCTCTAATGAATTGATACATAATAGGCCATATGTGATGTGTCTAGTGCAGCGTATCTCTATGGTCCACATGTACTTTCTATGACAAGAATAAACAAAACTGGGAGAAATGACCggattttaaattatcatttcacAAAGTcatgtttcataaaatatattgaacTGAAGTCTTTCCTTGAAGTTGTGATGCCAGTTTCCTGTTGGAGCAGAAGTTGGTCTCAGTGACTATGTGGCCTGAGGCAGGGCCTGAGACTGGGAGGTCCAGCAGCTCAGGAAGGGGAAATGTGTGAGACTAATGGGAGCCAAGCAGGCACTTTGGTGAGAGACAGAGATGCTGACTCATGCGCCAGTGAGATGTGTGCATGTCTGAGATCACATGTGTCATTTGCTTACCTGTGAAATGTGTGTGGGCATGTGACTGTGTGTTTGTCCCTGTGACACATCTATTACTCAGTAAGCAGGACAGTGCTGTTTGTGGTAGGTGTTCCACACATTAAATGGATGAGCACACAGCTTTTCACAGGTGGAATCACTGTCTCAAAGTATTTCCCTCAGTTGTCATAGGGCCTGAAATCTCTCTAATTCACTGGGCGGAGACACTGTGTTCAAGTGGCCGAAATGACAATGTTAGTATTTTACTGATGACATTAACAGTGATTAACATCTCAGAGAGGAGCTGTTAGTGGGTGTTGTCCTTGATCATAAGCAGATACCCAGAAAGCATGGGACAGAGGAGCCGTGTGAGCTGTGGTGGCCTGGCAGGAACCTGGATGCTGGAAGGGAGCTCTGGAAGATGTTGGGCTGGGCTTTGGGGATGGGGTTGACTATTATTTGCCAGTTTCCACCTTCCCAGAACCAGTCCTATCTACCTTTCAGGAGGAGTGCCACTCCCTCTTCCCAGATGTAtgcaacacaacacacacacacacacacacacacacacgcacacacacacgcagagagagagaggttagTAGCCCTTTCAAAGCCTTCAGACTCacctgtgtatattttatatcatgtatattttaccaagTTTCCCTGTCCTGCATCTTCTCTTCCCATAATGCCTATCTTGAATCCTGTTCACTCTTCCCCATATGCTGCTGGTACAGACTGTATTGGTGATCACGTACCGAGAACCCCCAAATCCTGAGTATCAGGAATTCCAGAATCGTCTGCTGATAAGAGCCCGGGAAGACTTTGGTGTGGAGCTGGGCCCTTCCCTGGTAAGTAGATCTCTCCCTTCCTGAGAGTCAGGTCAAGCTTTGGGGAAGGGCTTCTCTCCCAAACTCAGCATCAAGTCTTGGCTGTGGAGCAAGCCCAACTTTGGGGGGTCTCCGCTTCTGTCCAGGATTTTTCCTTCTGCCCTATGGAGTAGTTAGGAAGGGATGGCACTTTAGGAATAAGAGGGAAGAAAGCAAACCAGAAGAGAGAATAGGTAGAAGGGAGACcccagagagaggggaaggggcctTGCAGGACATTTGGAGAGTACTGCTGAAGTTGCCACCCCCAGATGAACCTCATCGCTGGCTGCTTCTATGATGGGATCCTGCTATATGCTGAAGTCCTGAATGAGACAATACAGGAAGGAGGCACCCGGGAGGATGGACTTCGAATTGTGGAAAAGATGCAGGGACGAAGATATCACGGTAATGAAGAGGGGTCAATGGGGGTCTGAGGGCTGATGTCAGGAATAGAGTGGGCTGAAGAAGAAACAGATGTCAGGATCACCACAGCTTTAGTGGGGGTTAGTGAATATGGCAGAGTTGCCCACACCTCAAGATCGGGGAAGGGTAGACTCTGAGGGAGCCGTAGGCATGAGTGAGTGGGAGAGGAGCCCAGGGTAGACCTCAAAGAAAGGACACTCTTTTCTGTCTTAGGTGTAACTGGGCTGGTTGTCATGGACAAGAACAATGACCGAGAGACTGACTTTGTCCTCTGGGCCATGGGAGACCTGGATTCTGGGGACTTTCAGGtgatggaggaggaggcagggaagagaGTGTGGCCCTGCAAAATCCAGCTTTCAAGGGTTCAGTCGGGGCAGAACCAAAACTACTAGATGAGGGATTTGTTTTCTCTGCTGGCACTGCATCCTGGCTGGGTGGTAGGCTGGGGAGAAAAGCAGCGAAACAGCTGGGGTCTGGGGAGGAGGCTGGTGGGAGCAGGCCTGTGGGCCCAGCTTTTTGCTTCCTTACAGCCTGCAGCCCACTACTCGGGAGCTGAGAAGCAGATTTGGTGGACGGGACGGCCTATTCCCTGGGTGAAGGGGGCTCCTCCCTCGGACAATCCCCCCTGTGCCTTTGACTTGGACGACCCATCCTGTGATAAAAGTGGGTGTGTGCAGGGACTGGGAGCAGCTTTCCTCCCTTTGCTTTCCATTCATGGCCTCCACCCTCACTGACCCTCCACTCTTAACTGTGCTTCTGCCTTTACGTCTGCATCCCTCCCTCCTCATTTCTTCCTACTCCCAAGGAGTCTGTCTATGCACCTATGCACCCCGTTCTCCATTCTGCCAAGTCCGCACACAGTCTTCCTCAGGGTCTCTATTTCCCCTTCAGCTCCACTTTCAACCCTGGCAATTGTGGCTCTGGGCACAGGAATCACCTTCATCATGTTTGGTGTTTCCAGCTTCCTAATTTTCCGGTGAGTTCTGGGTTTCTTGCTGACCTACTCCCTGCCCCCATTGCCACACAACCTCTGGCTGAAGCCAGGTGGTCCCTATAATGTGGGATAGGGTAGTAGGTTTCTTAATTTGCTGGTTGTCTCTTAGATCCAACAGCGTCTTCCTCTCTAGCCTTTCTCTTTAGTTGTCGCTTAGCCTAGGTGTTTGTTCCACTTTTGGTCCTAGACTGGATATACTAACTAGTGTTTTTCAGTGGGGTTAAGATCAAAGGTGAATTTTCCATTGGTCTTCTTTTAGGAAAGAACTTTCACCCCCAGTCTCTGTGTTTGTTAGTGAGCATAGGGCATGTGCCAGATATGCCGAGAATGCAGCCTTATCTTCCAGCCCTGTCTCTCAGGTGTAACAGTTGCAGCTTCAGGAGCTGCAGGGAAGCCCCTGCAACCCTGCTGTTGGCTTGGGGGTGGCAGGATTCGGCTTGCCAGTCAACTGAGGTGTGCAGTCCTTACAGAAAGCTGATGCTGGAGAAGGAGCTGGCTAGCATGTTGTGGCGTATTCGCTGGGAAGAACTGCAGTTTGGCAACTCAGAGCGTTATCACAAAGGTGCAGGCAGTCGCCTCACACTGTCGCTGGTGAGCCCTTGTCTCAGCtgttcctctgcctccctctgagTTCCTGTCCCTTCTTACCCTGGATCTCTCCCAGCACATTGGCTTGTAATGATAGCCCCTGCACTACCACCATCATCTAATGTTCCTTTCATCCTTCCGCCTCCATGTTGCCCTTGGCCCCAGCGGGGATCCAGTTACGGCTCGCTCATGACAGCCCATGGGAAATACCAGATCTTTGCCAACACCGGTCACTTCAAGGTGAACAGTCATTTGCTTGTTCTGGTCCCCACCATTTCATCCTGTCTCATCCCCATCTGCCACCTCTGCCCCTGAACCTCTGTCCCTCATACCCGACTCTCTGTGCCCAGCTGAGCTCCTGGGTGCTTCCACTGCTCTCTAGCATTTCCTTGTACCCAGAACTTCTGATATTcactttcctttcccctttcacTCCCACCATCAGGGAAATGTTGTCGCCATCAAACATGTGAATAAGAAGCGCATTGAGCTGACCCGGCAGGTTCTGTTTGAACTCAAACATGTATGTAACAGAGGATGGACTCTAACATGTATGTAATGGAGGAGTGGGGAAAACTATGAAATAGTAAAATTGGCTAGATGGGCAAGGGGTTGatttataaatgattttaaaatcgTAGATACAACTAAGAGAAAGGTCCTCTTATGTAGTGGTAAGTTTCTGTATCTAATTTTTAACTCTTTCAATTTTCTTATCCTTCCCATTGTTTTTTTCTGCCAGATGAGAGATGTTCAGTTCAACCATCTCACTCGCTTCATTGGCGCCTGCATAGACCCTCCCAACATTTGCATTGTCACTGAATACTGTCCTCGTGGGAGTTTACAGGTGAGGGATAGGTGTAGGAGATTATGGCAGGGGTGGGAAGGATAGACCCAAAGTTATACTGACTCTATGCTGGGTGATAGCTGGTGGGACCAGGACAGACAGTCTATTCCATGTCACTTACCAGGATATTCTAGAAAATGACAGCATCAACTTGGACTGGATGTTTCGTTATTCACTCATTAATGACCTTGTTAAGGTGAGTCTTCCCCACTCCTTAAAAGTTCATCCACTTTAAATCACTTCCACTGTTCTTTGATTGTGGTTTTTCTCCTTCTAGTCCTCTGAAGTCCTGTTCTCTCATCTCCCCTTATTCCCATGGTCTGGTAATAATGGGTAAACAAGGAGTCTGGGGCTTATAACTGGGACAGTGAGTTTTACCTGCCACAAGGAGTCCTGTGCCTGTAGAGAGTTTCTATCTTTCTGTCTTAAATATCTCAGGTCTCTTTCCATCATCTCTTTTACCTCTAAGAACTCATAAAATGAGTGGAGTCtctgaacatatttttttttttttgagacggagtctcgctctgtcgcccaggctggagtgcagtggcgggatctcggctcactgcaagctccgcctcccgggttcacgccattctcctgcctcagcctcccaagtagctgggactacaggcgcccgccactacgcccggctaatttttttgtatttttagtagagacggggtttcaccgttttagccgggatggtctcgatctcttgacctcgtgatccgcccgcctcggcctcccaaagtgctgggattacaggcgtgagccaccgcgcccggcctgaacatATTTATCTCTTGTTTTTCCTCTCATTATTTTACTCTCCGAACATATTTATCTCCTGTTTTTCCTCTCATTATTTTACTCTCTGACCAATATTTGGCATGTCTGCCCTTTtgttcagaaaactgaaatttaaaaaaggaacatttaCTAGTAGAACTAAGAGAAACCAAGGAAGATTGTACTAAAAACCTTTGGTACTCTTCTGTTATACTAGGTTTTAGCTATGTTCAAATGACTCAGAGGCCCATGGATTTGTGGAGCATAAAATAGAATCTTGCATGAGTTGGACAGGTTTTCTGAAATAAGTCTCATAGCCAATGAGCATCCCAGTGGATCACCCCACACTGTATCTGAAACTAGCTTTGGTTTTCTGCTGAATTCTCatgaagttatttaaaaagtatttttttgtgtgtgaaaatttGCTATCAAATGAGagataaaaatattagtaaagcCAATGTCATGCTCAACTAGAGGTGTGATGATAAACATAAGACACGACTCTTGAGAGAACAGTGATTTGGTGGAAAAGTGATTTACAACAAAGCCAGAAGCCTAATCCTGTGATTGTTGAAGGCATCCTTTGCACAGTTTCCACACAAGTAAATTCACAACTTCAGAGATTCCCAAAAGTTTTGTtgataccaaaataaataaaaaggaagaattcATAGAGATTAGAGTTATGAATTAAGTCCAGAGCTAAACATTTAGACAGAAATGTTTTTTGTTAGCATATTGAACCTTGTATCCTCTTTCTGTCTCACCTGAACTGACTTGGGTGGCTCCTAGGGTTTCATTTTTGGGGAGCAtcattaagacttttttttttttttttctgagacagggtcttattctgtcacccaggctagagtgtagtggctaggtcactgctcactgcagcttcgacctcctgggctcaagtgattctcccatcttagcctcctgagtagctgggaccacagcgtGTGCTGCAgtgcccggctcatttttatatttttggtagaggtggggtttcgccatgttgctgaggctggtcttgaactgctgggctcaagcaatctgccagccttggcctcccaaagtgctgggattacaggcatgagccactgagcccggcctttAAGACTGTCTTTCAGCTCCTCGGAGGCAAAGGTTTTTCCCTCTCTGGACCCACAGAGCCAGCAGTTTTAGGCTTCTGCACTGGCTTAGCAGATTTTGTCCATTTTCCAGGTTTATGATGTTCTGCACTTTCTCTCTGATCCAGCATTCCCTCTAGTAGATCTTGTTCCTCCTCTACCCCGACTTGCCCACCTCCCTCTAGTAGATCTTATTCCTCCTCTACCCCGACCTGCCCACCTCCCTCTAGTAGATCTTGTTCTTCCTCTACCCCGACCTGCCCACCTCCCTCTAGTAGATCTTGTTCCTCCTCTACCCCGACCTGCCCACCTCCCTCTAGTAGATCTTGTTCCTCCTCTACCCCGACCTGCCCACCTCCCTCTAGTAGATCTTGTTCCTCCTCTACCCCGACCTGCCCACCTCCCTCTAGTAGATCTTGTTCCTCCTCTACCCCGACCTGCCCACCTCCCTCTAGTAGATCTTGTTCCTCCTCTACCCCGACTTGCCCACCTACGCCTGGTTATGCATTAAAGTTTACAACTGGTCTTCCTTGGTATATCCAGCTACTCTTGATACCTGGGTCTCAAGTCATGTCTTCCTAATTAGTAGCCAGGTATCTGAGGCCACCATGGGTGTTATATCATTTTGGTCTTCACCCAAGTTCTGTTCTCTTCACTAATCAAGAAGATTGACTGCCCTCTCCAGGGTAGTCATTTGTAGCTCCACTTATCCCTCTTTTTAAGCATTTTCCCTGTCCCTGGTGGCTGGGTGCCTGTGTCCTGCTTATGATACCAGGAACAGATGACTCTTCTGTTCTTCCTGCTTCCTTGGGTGGAAACTGCAAAGGATGCCTTCCAAAATCAGCTTATTATTTTTGTGGACCCAAGATCTGTAGACAGCTAGCCAGTGCCCATCTCATGGAGAGAGGGTATTCTAAGCCAGATATGATCCAATCCCATGACTTGATCTGTACCCTGCAGGGCATGGCCTTTCTCCACAACAGCATTATTTCATCGCATGGGAGTCTCAAGTCCTCCAACTGTGTGGTGGATAGTCGTTTTGTGCTCAAAATCACAGACTATGGCCTGGCCAGCTTCCGATCAACTGCTGAACCTGATGACAGCCATGCCCTCTATGCCAGTGAGGCCCACCCCCACAACCCACTTTTTATATTGCTCCTCTTTCCACCTAGGGATGGTGGGAGAGGGAGGTGGAGTGACAGTAATATAGGGATGAGCCCAGGTGGGCTTGGGGGTGCCCCATTTCGGGGGACCTGGCCAGCCGGTTTCCTCTTTTCAGAGAAGCTGTGGACTGCCCCAGAACTGCTCAGTGGGAACCCCTTGCCAACCACAGGCATGCAGAAGGCTGACGTCTATAGCTTTGGGATCATCCTGCAGGAGATAGCACTTCGCAGTGGTCCTTTCTACTTGGAGGGCCTGGACCTCAGCCCCAAAGGTAAGAGTCAATCCACTACCCACAGCCTCTTCTTCCTGGGGGAACTCTGTTCTTCATCCAAACCTTTGATCACCCTCAGAGATTGTCCAGAAGGTACGAAATGGTCAGCGGCCATATTTCCGGCCAAGCATTGACCGGACCCAACTGAATGAAGAGCTAGTTTTGCTGATGGAGCGATGTTGGGCTCAGGACCCAGCTGAGCGGCCAGACTTTGGACAGATTAAGGGCTTCATTCGGCGCTTTAACAAGTGAGAGGGCATTATGGGGCAGGGGCTTCCCAGGGATAGAAGACTCATTAGTCCTAGTGCATGAAGTGGGGCAGGTGGGACCAGAGGGTGGGTTGGATAGGAAGTCCTGGGAATCTTCAGAATCTTAGAGCAAGTGCCTTATCCTGGCCTCCCTCTAGGGAGGGTGGCACCAGCATATTGGACAACCTCCTGCTGCGCATGGAACAGTATGCCAATAACTTGGAGAAGCTGGTGGAGGAACGCACACAGGCCTATCTGGAGGAAAAACGCAAGGCTGAAGCTCTGCTCTACCAAATCCTACCCCAGTGAGACTTTGTCCCccttcctgtattttcttttgggATTCTGCTCTGTTGGGCTCTGCCTCATCAGGCACCTGAGAACTCGCCTCCCCACCCTCAGAACCCTGCTGGCCACAGGGAGCACCCCTGCTTATAGATTATTTGCTGTCATTCTGTCTCCACATCAGCTATGCTGCCTTCTTACTGGCTGCCCATCCCTTCTTCTTAAGACCCTGCTCTACCACACCCTTGCTTCAGCAAGTGTATGTAAAACAGTCCCAACTTGAGACAGCTCCCATGCACAGGGATTCCCCTCAAACCCCCCCGCCACTTGTGTGCCTTACCTTGCATTAGACTGTAATGTCTTCCCAGCcactttcctccctcccacctgaaAAGCCTAGCTTTCTTGTTACAGCTCATCTCTGCTGCAGCCACATAcactttccctctctcttccactcctgctctcttGGAGTTTGGCTCATACGGCACCCTTGCTTCCTAGTTCAGTGGCAGAGCAGTTAAAACGGGGAGAGACTGTACAGGCTGAGGCCTTTGACAGTGTTACCATCTACTTCAGTGACATTGTTGGCTTCACAGCATTGTCAGCAGAGAGCACCCCCATGCAGGTGAGAGCCATGGGTGAGAGGTGGCGGGTGGGGTTGGGTGGGTAGGGACCTGGGGAAGCCTCATTGATAATAGGAAAGATGAGTTTGTTCTAGAGTTCCCACATCTTTTGATGGCTTGTGGGTTAAGAATTCTTAGAAAATTGGGCACAAGTCTCAGGGCCTCTGCTTTTCTATCCCTTTTAGGTAGTGACACTTCTTAATGACCTGTATACCTGCTTTGATGCCATAATTGACAACTTTGATGTCTACAAGGTGAGAGCTGGGGCCGCTGTTCAATAGAAGACCCTTTAATAGAGACCCGCTTTGAAACTCAGTCTCCCTGAACCCCACACACCTTACCCACCCCATGATCAGTTTTCCCTCCAGGGTACTCAGCATCCTGGTGCTGGAGTGTACTTCGTAGACAGATGTAGCTCCAGCACTATAATTGTACACTCCAGTCGAATTTCTTGTGAATCCTTTGACTTCCCTAATCAGAACCATCATGAGATTTAGCTCCTATCTTCCTGGAGTATAAATACAGCCTATCCAACATTTCTCTCCAGTCCTCTCCAGACATGGAAGAATCATATAGGATGTGGGTCCAGACTGATTTAGTGGGGtgagggaaaatatattttaaaaagtaaaactttttgTTGAAGTTATTGAGTTGGATTTATTGTCCTTGGGAGTAAAAATCATCTGGATTTGAATATTGGCTTGTTGCTAACTGTGTGGCCTTAGGTAAGTCACAgaatctccctgagcctcagttgttttatctgtaagatgggaataatagaTTCGTTGTATGGAAAGTACCTAACATTGTTTGGCATGTGGCAGACTACTATTTAGGGATAACTACTTTATCCCTAAATACTtagtgtgtatttcctaaaaacTTCACTGTGTATTTCCTTAAAACAATGGCATTTATTCTCTTACATAGCTTTGGCACAATTACCAAAATCAAATGCCTGCTTTCCTCCTCTCTGACAGTTTGGGCTGTCAGGTCCATTTCACTGGGCCTGCTTTACCTCCTCACCAGCCTCTGTCCTCTTGAGTTACCGTTTTCTTGCTTCCCATTTCCTGATGGCAGAGCCTATTTGTCCATGTCCTGCTGCAGACAGGGTGTTCATTCATTCcgcaaatgtttactgagtattCACCAGGTGCTGGGTGGAGAAAGAAGACTTAAAGATTCCCTAGACATCTCCTCTCCCCTAGACTCAGGACCATGGCACTTATTTTCTAGTCAATATTCTGGTCTCCAGCATGTCAGGATGATTAATGATGGTGTCAAGCTTGTCTCCCTCTACTTTTTCCCATCCCCATGGATATAAATAGAGGTGACCTTTTAATCCCCCTCTCAATCAGGTGGAGACGATTGGGGATGCTTACATGGTGGTATCTGGCCTCCCAGGCCGAAATGGTCAACGCCATGCACCAGAAATTGCTCGTATGGCCCTAGCATTACtagatgcagtttcttcctttcGCATCCGCCACCGACCCCATGACCAGCTGAGGCTACGCATAGGGGTCCATACTGGTAAGGCTGACTCTCACTCCAGCCCTAGTCTCCACCTTTCCCAGACTCTCCCAACCTGTTTCTTCTCAAAGGGCCAGTCTGTGCTGGGGTTGTTGGCCTGAAGATGCCCCGTTATTGTCTTTTTGGAGACACAGTGAACACTGCTTCTCGAATGGAGTCTAATGGTCAAGGTAAGACATTAGCCCTCAACCCCACTGTTGGCCTCAATTTATCttgcccttttcttcttttcataatCCCTCCAATTTCTTAATCTGAGAGACCACAGTTCCTTAGTGTCGCATCCTCGGGCATATTTTGGTTCTAATAGATATGCA comes from the Homo sapiens chromosome 9, GRCh38.p14 Primary Assembly genome and includes:
- the NPR2 gene encoding atrial natriuretic peptide receptor 2 isoform 2 precursor (isoform 2 precursor is encoded by transcript variant 2); this encodes MALPSLLLLVAALAGGVRPPGARNLTLAVVLPEHNLSYAWAWPRVGPAVALAVEALGRALPVDLRFVSSELEGACSEYLAPLSAVDLKLYHDPDLLLGPGCVYPAASVARFASHWRLPLLTAGAVASGFSAKNDHYRTLVRTGPSAPKLGEFVVTLHGHFNWTARAALLYLDARTDDRPHYFTIEGVFEALQGSNLSVQHQVYAREPGGPEQATHFIRANGRIVYICGPLEMLHEILLQAQRENLTNGDYVFFYLDVFGESLRAGPTRATGRPWQDNRTREQAQALREAFQTVLVITYREPPNPEYQEFQNRLLIRAREDFGVELGPSLMNLIAGCFYDGILLYAEVLNETIQEGGTREDGLRIVEKMQGRRYHGVTGLVVMDKNNDRETDFVLWAMGDLDSGDFQPAAHYSGAEKQIWWTGRPIPWVKGAPPSDNPPCAFDLDDPSCDKTPLSTLAIVALGTGITFIMFGVSSFLIFRPYRKLMLEKELASMLWRIRWEELQFGNSERYHKGAGSRLTLSLRGSSYGSLMTAHGKYQIFANTGHFKGNVVAIKHVNKKRIELTRQVLFELKHMRDVQFNHLTRFIGACIDPPNICIVTEYCPRGSLQDILENDSINLDWMFRYSLINDLVKGMAFLHNSIISSHGSLKSSNCVVDSRFVLKITDYGLASFRSTAEPDDSHALYAKKLWTAPELLSGNPLPTTGMQKADVYSFGIILQEIALRSGPFYLEGLDLSPKEIVQKVRNGQRPYFRPSIDRTQLNEELVLLMERCWAQDPAERPDFGQIKGFIRRFNKEGGTSILDNLLLRMEQYANNLEKLVEERTQAYLEEKRKAEALLYQILPHSVAEQLKRGETVQAEAFDSVTIYFSDIVGFTALSAESTPMQVVTLLNDLYTCFDAIIDNFDVYKVETIGDAYMVVSGLPGRNGQRHAPEIARMALALLDAVSSFRIRHRPHDQLRLRIGVHTGPVCAGVVGLKMPRYCLFGDTVNTASRMESNGQALKIHVSSTTKDALDELGCFQLELRGDVEMKGKGKMRTYWLLGERKGPPGLL